A genomic region of Micromonospora sp. NBC_01796 contains the following coding sequences:
- a CDS encoding ABC transporter permease → MSAFTGTARLTRLALRRDRVQLPIWILSTALMAAVSVSAIQAQYPTEADRITVLRTAVQTPALLMLRAAPTGASTGEMAMFQVLAFLAVLAGFMSTLAVVRHTRQNEETGRTEMIGATVVGRHASLTAALIVTVVANAVLGVLVTLVLTGSGEPTVGSVAAGLAVGAAGVAFAAVAAVAAQVAGSSRGANGISAAVIGAAYLVRGLGDAFGEVLPNGYTMTSGWASWLSPIGWAMRVRPFADERWWVFGLPLALFVGAVGLAFALTVRRDVGMGLLAARPGPARGARGLLGPLGLAWRLQRGTLLGWAVALAVTGVGIGSIGGAVEEGLGGNEGVTRTINNLAGGGGGGALVDAFFAAMMALVGALVAGYLVQALLRLRAEESTGRAEAVLATATGRLRWLGGHLVVAMVGAAVLLGLAGVSMGLSYGLSAGDVGGELAELTGAAYVQLPSALILAGFAVAVFGLVPRMAVGLAWLGFTLCLVLGQFGGLLNLPASVRDLSPFSHVPALPSAEITATPLVVLSAVALAFGAVGLVLFRRRDLTP, encoded by the coding sequence ATGAGCGCGTTCACCGGCACCGCCCGGCTCACCCGGCTCGCCCTGCGCCGGGACAGGGTGCAGTTGCCGATCTGGATCCTGAGCACCGCGCTGATGGCGGCCGTCTCGGTCTCCGCGATCCAGGCGCAGTACCCGACGGAGGCGGACCGGATCACCGTACTGCGGACGGCCGTGCAGACCCCGGCCCTGCTCATGCTCCGGGCCGCACCCACCGGGGCGAGCACCGGTGAGATGGCGATGTTCCAGGTACTGGCGTTCCTCGCCGTACTCGCCGGGTTCATGAGCACCCTCGCCGTCGTACGGCACACCCGGCAGAACGAGGAGACCGGTCGGACCGAGATGATCGGCGCGACGGTGGTCGGCCGGCACGCCAGCCTGACCGCCGCACTGATCGTCACGGTCGTCGCCAACGCCGTACTGGGTGTGCTGGTCACGCTCGTGCTGACCGGCAGCGGCGAGCCGACGGTGGGTTCGGTCGCGGCGGGGCTGGCGGTCGGCGCCGCCGGTGTCGCCTTCGCCGCGGTCGCGGCCGTCGCCGCCCAGGTGGCGGGGAGTTCGCGCGGGGCGAACGGGATCTCCGCCGCCGTGATCGGCGCGGCGTACCTGGTCCGTGGGCTCGGCGACGCGTTCGGCGAGGTCCTGCCCAACGGCTACACGATGACCAGCGGGTGGGCGTCGTGGCTCTCCCCGATCGGTTGGGCGATGCGGGTGCGTCCGTTCGCCGACGAGCGGTGGTGGGTGTTCGGACTGCCGCTGGCCCTGTTCGTCGGCGCGGTCGGACTGGCGTTCGCGCTGACCGTACGCCGGGATGTCGGGATGGGTCTGCTCGCGGCCCGCCCCGGTCCGGCTCGCGGTGCTCGGGGGCTGCTCGGCCCGCTCGGCCTGGCCTGGCGGTTGCAGCGCGGCACGCTGCTGGGCTGGGCCGTCGCCCTCGCGGTGACCGGGGTGGGCATCGGTTCGATCGGTGGCGCGGTCGAGGAGGGGTTGGGCGGGAACGAGGGCGTCACCCGGACCATCAACAACCTCGCCGGTGGCGGTGGCGGGGGAGCGCTGGTCGACGCGTTCTTCGCCGCGATGATGGCGCTCGTCGGGGCGCTGGTCGCCGGCTACCTGGTCCAGGCGTTGCTGCGGCTGCGGGCCGAGGAGTCCACGGGGAGGGCCGAGGCCGTGCTCGCCACCGCCACCGGCCGGTTGCGCTGGCTGGGTGGGCACCTGGTGGTCGCGATGGTCGGTGCCGCGGTCCTGCTCGGGCTCGCCGGGGTCTCGATGGGCCTGTCGTACGGGCTGAGCGCGGGCGACGTCGGCGGCGAGTTGGCCGAGCTGACCGGGGCGGCGTACGTGCAGTTGCCGTCGGCGTTGATCCTGGCCGGGTTCGCCGTCGCGGTGTTCGGGCTGGTGCCCCGGATGGCCGTCGGGCTGGCCTGGCTCGGGTTCACCCTCTGCCTCGTCCTCGGGCAGTTCGGCGGCCTGCTGAACCTGCCGGCGTCGGTGCGGGACCTCTCCCCGTTCAGTCACGTGCCGGCGCTGCCCTCGGCCGAGATCACCGCGACGCCGCTGGTGGTCCTCTCCGCCGTCGCGTTGGCGTTCGGCGCGGTCGGCCTGGTCCTGTTCCGGCGGCGCGACCTCACCCCGTGA
- a CDS encoding ABC transporter ATP-binding protein → MTTAISVSGLVKLFGRSRALDGLDLSVDTGEVHGFLGPNGAGKSTTIRVLLGLLRADAGQVSLLGGHPWRDAVALHRRLAYVPGDVNLWPNLTGGEAIDLFGALRGGLDRRRRDELVERFQLDPSKRARTYSKGNRQKVAVIAAFASDVELYILDEPTSGLDPLMEAVFQECVREVKARGRTVLLSSHIFSEVEALCDRVSIIREGQTVESGTLAQLRHLTRTSISVETARPITGLVDLPGVHDLDGDTTHARFDVDTAQLDQVLRHLTQFEVRSLASAPPSLEELFLRHYSSELAATDNQLAGTR, encoded by the coding sequence ATGACAACAGCTATCTCGGTCTCCGGCCTGGTGAAGTTGTTCGGCCGGAGCCGCGCACTGGACGGGCTCGACCTGTCCGTCGACACCGGTGAGGTGCACGGCTTCCTGGGCCCGAACGGCGCCGGCAAGTCGACCACCATTCGGGTCCTGCTGGGGCTCCTCCGCGCCGACGCCGGCCAGGTGAGCCTGCTGGGCGGCCACCCCTGGCGGGACGCGGTGGCACTGCACCGGCGCCTGGCGTACGTGCCGGGCGACGTGAACCTGTGGCCGAACCTGACCGGCGGGGAGGCGATCGACCTGTTCGGGGCACTGCGCGGGGGCCTGGACCGGCGACGCCGGGACGAACTGGTCGAACGGTTCCAGCTCGACCCGTCCAAGCGGGCCAGGACGTACTCCAAGGGCAACCGGCAGAAGGTCGCGGTCATCGCCGCGTTCGCCTCCGACGTCGAGCTCTACATCCTCGACGAGCCGACCTCGGGGCTCGACCCGCTGATGGAGGCGGTCTTTCAGGAGTGCGTACGGGAGGTCAAGGCGCGGGGGCGCACCGTCCTGCTCTCCAGCCACATCTTCTCCGAGGTGGAGGCGCTGTGCGACCGGGTGAGCATCATCCGGGAGGGGCAGACGGTCGAGTCCGGGACCCTGGCCCAGTTGCGGCACCTGACCCGTACCTCGATCTCGGTGGAGACCGCGCGTCCGATCACCGGCCTGGTGGACCTGCCCGGGGTGCACGACCTCGACGGGGACACCACCCACGCCAGGTTCGACGTCGACACCGCGCAACTGGACCAGGTCCTGCGGCACCTGACCCAGTTCGAGGTCCGCTCGCTGGCCAGTGCCCCGCCCTCGCTGGAGGAGCTGTTCCTGCGGCACTACAGCAGCGAACTGGCCGCCACGGACAACCAACTGGCCGGTACCCGATGA